The proteins below are encoded in one region of Pseudoduganella armeniaca:
- a CDS encoding PEP-CTERM sorting domain-containing protein (PEP-CTERM proteins occur, often in large numbers, in the proteomes of bacteria that also encode an exosortase, a predicted intramembrane cysteine proteinase. The presence of a PEP-CTERM domain at a protein's C-terminus predicts cleavage within the sorting domain, followed by covalent anchoring to some some component of the (usually Gram-negative) cell surface. Many PEP-CTERM proteins exhibit an unusual sequence composition that includes large numbers of potential glycosylation sites. Expression of one such protein has been shown restore the ability of a bacterium to form floc, a type of biofilm.), protein MLTIDNGKALLPTNDVTTGGAGGNGGNGAAGNTGQNGGAAGAGGAGGAAALHIASDPLAPRYYVGTNYTVTGGNGGNAGTPGAAGIGAQPGATAAGGDGGAANLRADMMGTQGGPGTLDLATEVTGGSGGSGNAAGAGGAAGTQLNVTGTALTPIRARGRIAGGTGGNAITAGNGGAGGNASGTGVSTTSGALSMHIESTGGQGGTGVGTGYQGGLGGKASASLQADAGTANVEGTVALRAGKGGDGRGGALAGAGADIVVRNPITLRTTGALTMSVEGLGGAGGSGYGTNGGAGGSADVGIILNEQRAAAVSVRVAALGGQGGDTFADTGTVAARGLRGDGGMAKATTDVTARGAVTVETIAWAGSGIYYPAPPSGTSGTVGRTATAHARGASSDASSSVSATARAGQGGAAGGAGLRGGDGGVATATAHSQGSTSATAKVEVHGGEGGSAWNGATGGTGGSVTLVNVATGATTGVLTLDQIAYAGLGGDSRGGQAGSGGVAVSRLNLRETSAHTVNANVLAAGGRAGGEQSIRSGNGGAGEATLVLQADKAGSVAFGHAGATGGGWADMPADTFGKAGNAVASSLVQADRLATSEAVAIGGTPRKPLWKQSGNADAFARAVSNHEAKATASGTGTVAIVRAEAVGGTGTTSAVASARASQATVSAYSSAHGAASNTAQAEASGAKSTVKAESLSTGQGGTRVTTTGYTVQKDGVNDGARSGASMGGKIYALPQQFAPEEPSPTITYNMTYATSYATALPDAGAATATLAATPTVAEAFHGARVIGMGLASGVAYTYDKPVNYTGITTANFQFDTTSGGMLTLGLLDSLTYLSGFSKLELSISNHGTEIFTQTFTSLQDAELFFNDRVLNLGMLAAGSQDLLVTTGFTLTRPSGFGFTYALGISAVPEPQTWLLLLLGTSVILLRQRRRQ, encoded by the coding sequence GTGCTCACCATCGACAACGGCAAGGCCCTCCTACCTACGAACGACGTCACGACCGGCGGCGCGGGCGGCAACGGGGGCAACGGTGCAGCCGGTAACACGGGGCAAAACGGTGGCGCCGCCGGCGCGGGCGGTGCCGGTGGGGCTGCTGCCCTGCACATCGCGAGCGATCCACTCGCGCCTCGCTATTATGTAGGGACGAATTACACCGTCACTGGCGGCAATGGAGGAAATGCCGGCACGCCGGGCGCGGCGGGCATCGGCGCTCAGCCGGGTGCCACGGCCGCTGGCGGAGACGGTGGCGCTGCCAACCTGCGCGCCGATATGATGGGAACCCAAGGCGGTCCCGGCACCTTAGACCTTGCGACTGAGGTAACGGGCGGTAGCGGCGGCAGCGGGAACGCGGCAGGCGCCGGCGGTGCCGCAGGCACACAACTGAATGTTACGGGCACGGCTCTCACGCCTATTCGGGCGAGAGGCCGCATTGCAGGCGGCACCGGCGGCAATGCCATTACCGCGGGGAATGGCGGCGCGGGTGGCAACGCGAGCGGCACCGGCGTGAGCACCACCAGCGGTGCGTTGTCGATGCACATCGAAAGCACCGGTGGCCAGGGTGGTACGGGCGTCGGGACCGGCTATCAAGGCGGCTTGGGCGGCAAGGCCAGCGCTTCCTTGCAGGCTGATGCCGGCACTGCCAACGTGGAAGGGACGGTAGCGCTTAGGGCAGGCAAGGGTGGCGACGGACGTGGCGGCGCGCTGGCCGGGGCGGGGGCCGACATCGTGGTACGCAATCCCATCACCCTGCGCACCACCGGTGCGCTGACGATGTCTGTGGAAGGGCTTGGCGGCGCTGGCGGTAGCGGCTACGGTACCAACGGCGGCGCTGGCGGCAGTGCCGACGTAGGAATTATTCTGAACGAACAGCGCGCAGCAGCCGTTAGCGTTCGCGTCGCAGCGCTCGGTGGGCAAGGGGGTGACACCTTCGCCGACACAGGCACGGTGGCGGCGCGAGGCCTGCGAGGCGACGGCGGGATGGCAAAGGCCACCACCGACGTAACGGCGCGTGGTGCCGTGACTGTGGAAACTATTGCTTGGGCCGGCAGTGGCATCTATTACCCGGCGCCGCCGTCGGGGACCAGTGGCACGGTCGGCCGCACGGCAACTGCCCATGCGCGCGGCGCCAGCAGTGACGCCAGCTCCAGTGTGAGTGCCACGGCAAGAGCTGGCCAGGGTGGCGCGGCAGGCGGCGCCGGGCTACGGGGTGGCGACGGTGGTGTCGCCACTGCAACGGCCCACAGCCAGGGCAGCACGAGTGCCACGGCGAAGGTTGAGGTGCACGGCGGCGAAGGCGGCTCGGCTTGGAACGGCGCCACTGGCGGCACGGGCGGCTCCGTGACACTCGTCAATGTCGCCACCGGCGCAACAACCGGTGTCTTGACGCTCGACCAAATTGCGTATGCCGGCCTGGGCGGCGACAGCCGCGGCGGTCAGGCAGGCTCCGGCGGCGTGGCCGTTTCCCGTCTTAATTTGCGGGAAACATCGGCCCATACCGTCAATGCCAACGTCCTGGCCGCTGGCGGCAGGGCTGGCGGGGAACAAAGCATCCGGAGCGGCAATGGCGGGGCGGGCGAAGCGACCCTGGTCTTGCAGGCCGACAAGGCCGGCTCCGTAGCGTTCGGCCATGCTGGCGCCACTGGCGGCGGCTGGGCGGACATGCCCGCCGATACCTTCGGCAAGGCTGGCAATGCCGTTGCCTCCAGCCTGGTACAGGCGGACCGCCTTGCCACCAGCGAGGCGGTCGCCATCGGCGGCACGCCCCGCAAGCCGTTGTGGAAGCAGTCCGGCAATGCCGACGCCTTCGCACGGGCGGTGTCGAATCACGAAGCCAAAGCAACCGCGAGCGGCACGGGTACCGTGGCAATCGTGCGCGCCGAGGCCGTAGGTGGCACGGGCACGACGTCTGCTGTGGCCAGTGCGCGTGCCTCGCAAGCGACCGTCAGCGCCTATTCGAGTGCGCACGGCGCGGCCAGCAATACGGCGCAGGCTGAAGCTTCCGGCGCTAAATCCACAGTGAAAGCCGAAAGCCTGTCCACCGGCCAGGGCGGTACCCGGGTGACGACGACCGGCTATACGGTCCAGAAAGACGGTGTCAACGACGGCGCGCGCAGCGGTGCCAGTATGGGTGGCAAGATCTACGCGCTGCCGCAGCAATTCGCGCCCGAAGAGCCATCCCCCACCATCACCTACAACATGACCTACGCGACCTCTTACGCCACGGCACTGCCGGACGCAGGCGCCGCGACGGCTACCCTTGCCGCCACGCCAACGGTGGCTGAAGCGTTTCACGGTGCCAGGGTCATCGGCATGGGCCTGGCCAGCGGCGTCGCGTACACGTACGACAAACCCGTCAACTACACCGGCATCACGACCGCCAACTTCCAGTTCGATACCACGTCGGGCGGCATGCTGACCTTGGGCCTGCTCGACTCGCTGACCTACCTGTCCGGCTTCAGCAAGCTCGAACTCAGCATCAGCAACCACGGCACGGAAATCTTCACGCAGACGTTCACCAGCCTGCAGGATGCCGAGTTGTTCTTCAACGATCGCGTGCTGAACCTGGGCATGCTGGCAGCTGGCAGCCAGGACCTGCTGGTCACGACCGGCTTCACGCTGACGCGGCCGAGCGGTTTCGGCTTTACCTATGCCCTGGGTATTTCGGCCGTGCCGGAACCGCAGACCTGGCTGCTGCTGCTGCTGGGCACCTCCGTCATCCTGCTGCGCCAACGCCGCCGCCAATAA